One genomic window of Cannabis sativa cultivar Pink pepper isolate KNU-18-1 chromosome 2, ASM2916894v1, whole genome shotgun sequence includes the following:
- the LOC133034505 gene encoding uncharacterized protein LOC133034505 — translation MKAWDPNVNFKKEDVKKVPIWVQIEDLDLKYWGQRSLFKIVGQVGEPIMVDSVTRERERLNYPRILIEVRIDQNFPDMLEFENEYGNNTHVGIKYEWKPIACNNCFGLGHSTIDCKKSAKVEKKWILKEYHRPKPVVDEDGFLQVSRGSKGQVQPTKSAVLRMENTLQALNSDLEQQEEAEMEIVNEEEEGNTGGGKIPLSSMDKLLCWNVRGANNQQKQRLIKQFISLQKVDFVGLLETRVKARKLGVLYSNIFDGWCFSSNIAWHKGGKIVIAWNPSRFIVDIIRCTSQFMHLKISTVDGMFDSFVTVVYASNSRMERKKLWEDICGLNTCEKWCLMGDFNEILAKEERVGLRVSSWPDGDFLQCVACCNLEDIKSSGNFFTWTNKQHGGDRIFSKIDRVLANQEWLNKYETAEVVFLNEGLFDHCPAIISLYPVVASGLKPFKYFRMWKAHSKFESCLVDIWSKQLSGSKMFQVVTKLRSLKVALKDINREGFSNLQGTCSCG, via the coding sequence ATGAAGGCATGGGATCCCAATGTGAACTTCAAGAAAGAAGATGTTAAAAAGGTTCCTATATGGGTTCAGATTGAAGACCTGGATCTGAAATATTGGGGACAAAGATCGTTGTTCAAAATAGTTGGTCAAGTAGGTGAGCCGATTATGGTGGATAGTGTTACAAGAGAGAGGGAAAGGTTGAACTATCCTAGAATTCTTATTGAAGTTAGGATAGACCAAAATTTTCCTGATATGTTAGAGTTTGAGAATGAGTATGGCAACAACACCCATGTAGGCATCAAGTATGAATGGAAGCCAATTGCTTGTAATAATTGCTTTGGCTTGGGGCATTCGACTATTGATTGTAAGAAGAGTGCTAAAGTGGAAAAGAAGTGGATACTGAAGGAATATCATAGGCCAAAACCAGTAGTAGATGAGGATGGCTTTCTTCAAGTTTCAAGAGGTTCAAAGGGGCAAGTGCAGCCCACTAAGTCAGCGGTTTTAAGGATGGAAAACACTTTGCAAGCTTTAAATTCTGACCTGGAACAGCAAGAAGAAGCAGAAATGGAGATTgtaaatgaagaagaagagggcaATACCGGAGGGGGGAAGATCCCTCTCTCTTCAATGGATAAACTCTTATGTTGGAATGTCCGAGGAGCCAACAATCAACAAAAACAGCGGCTAATCAAGCAATTTATTAGTCTCCAAAAAGTTGATTTTGTTGGGCTCCTTGAGACAAGAGTCAAGGCTCGAAAACTTGGTGTCTTGTACTCAAATATTTTTGACGGTTGGTGTTTTTCATCCAATATTGCGTGGCATAAGGGGGGGAAGATAGTAATAGCATGGAATCCTTCACGATTCATTGTTGATATTATTAGATGCACAAGTCAATTTATGCATCTAAAAATTTCAACAGTGGATGGTATGTTTGATAGTTTTGTTACTGTTGTGTATGCTTCAAATAGCAGAATGGAAAGGAAAAAGCTATGGGAGGATATATGTGGATTGAACACATGTGAAAAGTGGTGTCTTATGGGAGATTTTAATGAGATTTTAGCTAAAGAGGAAAGGGTAGGTCTACGGGTGTCAAGTTGGCCTGATGGAGATTTTTTACAGTGTGTTGCTTGTTGTAATTTGGAAGATATAAAGAGCAGTGGTAACTTTTTTACATGGACAAACAAACAACATGGGGGAGATCGaatcttttccaagattgacaGGGTGTTAGCTAATCAAGAATGGCTGAACAAGTATGAAACTGCTGAAGTTGTGTTCCTTAATGAGGGATTGTTCGATCACTGTCCAGCTATAATCTCCTTATATCCGGTTGTTGCTAGTGGCCTAAAGCCTTTCAAATACTTTCGAATGTGGAAAGCCCATTCTAAGTTTGAGAGTTGTTTGGTAGACATTTGGTCAAAGCAATTAAGTGGATCAAAAATGTTTCAGGTGGTGACGAAATTGAGAAGTTTGAAAGTGGCTTTGAAAGACATCAATAGAGAGGGATTTTCGAATTTGCAAGGTACTTGTTCATGTGGCTAA